In Salinisphaera sp. LB1, one genomic interval encodes:
- a CDS encoding LysE family translocator — translation MFDYSLAHWLTFFGAAFALEIAPGPDLLFIAAQTGRHGRGHGFAAMFGVWTGALVHVVATVLGLAAILARSAMAFSIIKYVGAAYLVWLGLQSLVSSGRGADAADTPAALAAPSRWAAYRQGILVDLLNPKVALFFLAFIPQFVVEGAGPVTAQLALHGLLLFVVAGVIEPALIVVGDRLIRFLKGRRRLAAWAERGVGVIFIGLGARLAAAHR, via the coding sequence ATGTTCGATTACTCGCTGGCCCACTGGCTGACGTTCTTCGGCGCGGCGTTCGCGCTCGAGATCGCGCCGGGGCCGGACCTGCTGTTCATTGCCGCCCAGACCGGGCGTCACGGGCGTGGCCATGGCTTTGCGGCCATGTTCGGGGTATGGACGGGCGCGCTCGTGCATGTTGTTGCCACGGTGCTCGGCTTGGCCGCGATCCTCGCGCGCTCGGCGATGGCGTTCTCGATCATCAAGTATGTCGGCGCAGCCTATCTGGTCTGGCTGGGGCTCCAGTCGCTGGTCTCGTCCGGGCGTGGCGCCGACGCCGCCGACACGCCCGCGGCGCTGGCCGCGCCCAGCCGCTGGGCCGCCTATCGACAGGGGATTCTGGTCGATCTGCTCAATCCCAAGGTCGCGTTGTTCTTCCTGGCCTTCATCCCGCAGTTCGTGGTCGAGGGCGCCGGACCGGTGACGGCACAGCTGGCCTTGCACGGGCTGTTGCTGTTCGTGGTGGCGGGCGTCATAGAACCAGCCCTGATCGTGGTCGGTGATCGGCTGATTCGATTCCTCAAAGGGCGGCGTCGTCTGGCTGCCTGGGCCGAGCGCGGCGTGGGCGTGATTTTCATCGGGCTCGGCGCGCGCCTGGCCGCCGCGCATCGCTGA
- a CDS encoding GFA family protein: MSEHEHAGRCACGAVRFRLVGQPTDVIACHCQTCRRWSGYYWAATHVPRDALIIDAEAELAWWASSEFAERGFCSHCGSSLFYRRHDADRVSVAPGALDAPTHLATTAHICVAEAGDYYAIDPNTPRFPGPDTGS; this comes from the coding sequence ATGAGCGAACATGAACACGCCGGCCGCTGCGCCTGTGGCGCCGTACGTTTCCGCCTGGTCGGCCAGCCGACCGACGTCATCGCCTGCCACTGCCAGACCTGCCGGCGCTGGTCGGGCTATTACTGGGCAGCGACCCATGTGCCGCGCGACGCATTGATCATCGATGCCGAGGCCGAGCTCGCCTGGTGGGCCTCATCGGAATTCGCCGAACGCGGTTTCTGCAGCCACTGCGGGTCGAGCCTGTTCTATCGGCGGCACGACGCCGATCGTGTGTCGGTGGCGCCAGGCGCGCTCGACGCGCCGACGCATCTCGCCACCACGGCGCATATCTGTGTCGCCGAGGCCGGCGATTATTATGCGATCGATCCGAACACGCCGCGGTTTCCCGGTCCGGACACGGGCTCGTGA
- a CDS encoding GFA family protein, producing MIHRGGCACGGVRFVVYGDLAPVGACHCESCRRWSGYYWAAMEIPRRRFKLTVAGALVWWRSSAAAARGFCSRCGSSLLFDETNSPWIEISPGAFDEPTGETTTAHIFCAEAGDYYRLDDGAPRYPGFEPRG from the coding sequence GTGATCCACAGGGGCGGCTGTGCCTGTGGCGGCGTGCGTTTTGTGGTGTACGGCGATCTGGCGCCGGTCGGCGCCTGCCATTGTGAAAGCTGTCGGCGCTGGTCGGGCTATTACTGGGCCGCAATGGAAATCCCGCGCCGGCGATTCAAACTGACCGTGGCGGGCGCATTGGTCTGGTGGCGATCCTCAGCAGCGGCGGCGCGTGGCTTTTGCAGCCGTTGCGGCTCGAGTCTGTTGTTCGACGAGACGAACAGCCCGTGGATTGAAATCAGCCCCGGCGCCTTCGACGAACCCACCGGCGAGACAACCACGGCCCATATCTTCTGTGCCGAAGCGGGTGACTATTATCGGTTGGACGATGGCGCGCCGCGTTATCCGGGGTTTGAACCGCGGGGCTGA
- a CDS encoding sodium:calcium antiporter, protein MTTSYILLPIYFAGIAFGSAWLSRGLHRLGTGLALLPGLLGLITALAADSPEITSAITALSGGDHEVGVGVVLGSNLFNLAALMGFSAILAGNITMQRNVLAFNAAVSLLETGFVALMMLHVLTPVAGMAALAATFSVYVLAVSLPGSVVKRSPLPREIRRMIAAFLDDVHTHHHKDVSHGKQQRPGWRSLVGIVCGLVLVVAGSMGTVHTAIAIGDAWNVPHGLIGALLLAALTGFPNAYTSIRLALRNQGTAVVSETVNSNTINMVIGVGVPALVFGMAHKPVALTEIWWLLGFTAFVSALTWVGNGLSRTHGMIIVTVYLAFVAARVIWG, encoded by the coding sequence CTGACAACCTCCTACATACTCTTACCGATCTACTTCGCCGGGATCGCGTTTGGCAGCGCCTGGCTTTCGCGTGGATTGCATCGCTTGGGCACCGGTCTTGCGCTGCTGCCTGGCCTGCTTGGCCTCATTACGGCGCTTGCGGCCGACTCGCCGGAGATTACGTCCGCAATTACTGCTTTGTCCGGCGGCGACCATGAAGTCGGAGTCGGGGTTGTGCTCGGCTCGAACCTGTTCAACCTCGCCGCGCTCATGGGGTTCAGTGCCATCCTGGCCGGAAACATCACCATGCAGCGCAACGTCTTGGCGTTTAACGCCGCCGTATCTCTGCTGGAGACCGGTTTCGTCGCCTTGATGATGCTGCATGTGCTCACTCCAGTCGCCGGCATGGCGGCGCTGGCCGCGACTTTTTCGGTCTACGTACTGGCGGTATCGCTGCCCGGCAGCGTGGTTAAGCGCTCGCCGCTACCCAGAGAGATCCGCCGCATGATCGCGGCGTTTCTCGACGATGTGCACACGCATCATCACAAGGATGTCAGCCACGGGAAACAGCAACGGCCGGGTTGGCGCAGCCTTGTCGGTATCGTCTGCGGCCTTGTATTGGTTGTCGCCGGTAGCATGGGCACAGTACACACTGCCATTGCCATTGGGGATGCCTGGAACGTGCCGCATGGGCTGATCGGCGCCCTACTACTGGCGGCGCTGACCGGATTTCCGAACGCCTACACCTCGATCCGGCTGGCGCTGCGTAACCAGGGAACCGCCGTGGTCAGCGAAACCGTCAACAGCAACACCATCAATATGGTCATCGGTGTCGGTGTTCCTGCCCTGGTCTTCGGTATGGCACACAAGCCCGTGGCCCTGACGGAAATATGGTGGCTGCTCGGATTCACCGCATTCGTTTCTGCTCTGACATGGGTCGGGAATGGGCTGTCGCGAACCCACGGCATGATCATCGTCACCGTGTATCTTGCATTTGTGGCGGCACGCGTCATCTGGGGCTGA